From a region of the Kaistia sp. 32K genome:
- a CDS encoding LssY C-terminal domain-containing protein: MVKRTLRERLRLRNLLTVLVVALVFYGLAAYVVLPLAWTHYEHQPGLADRPMVTHTAQGIPGGPLNVGLVGDREDVLRSMHAAGWFPADPITWRSSIEIVGSVVLDRPYHDAPVSPLYYDGRREDLAFEKPVGESADQRDHVRFWKVLEMGAEGRPVWLGSATFDRGVGLSHDTGQVTHHIGPDIDAVRDLLTDDLKAAGMVEATYQVTGIGPTVNGRNGEGDPYYTDGEIWMSRLVPAGKKSTVPAVVLPPPALVGLKDRLWHWAASWI; this comes from the coding sequence ATGGTGAAGCGGACACTGCGCGAACGGTTGAGGTTGCGCAATCTCCTGACGGTGCTCGTCGTGGCGCTCGTCTTCTACGGGCTGGCGGCCTATGTCGTGCTGCCGCTCGCCTGGACCCACTATGAGCACCAGCCTGGCCTGGCCGACCGGCCGATGGTGACGCATACCGCGCAGGGCATTCCCGGTGGCCCGCTGAATGTCGGCCTGGTCGGCGACCGGGAGGACGTGCTCCGCTCGATGCATGCGGCCGGCTGGTTTCCGGCCGACCCGATCACCTGGCGTTCCAGCATCGAGATCGTCGGCAGCGTCGTGCTGGACCGGCCCTATCACGACGCGCCGGTCAGCCCGCTCTACTATGACGGTCGACGCGAGGACCTCGCCTTTGAGAAGCCGGTCGGCGAGAGCGCCGATCAGCGCGATCATGTCCGCTTCTGGAAGGTGCTCGAAATGGGGGCCGAGGGACGCCCGGTTTGGCTGGGCTCGGCGACCTTCGATCGAGGCGTCGGCCTCAGCCATGATACCGGCCAGGTGACGCACCACATTGGCCCGGACATCGACGCCGTGCGCGATCTCCTCACCGACGATCTGAAGGCGGCCGGCATGGTCGAGGCCACCTATCAGGTCACCGGCATCGGGCCGACCGTGAACGGTCGAAATGGCGAGGGCGACCCCTATTATACCGATGGAGAGATCTGGATGTCGCGCCTCGTACCGGCCGGCAAGAAGTCGACCGTCCCCGCCGTCGTCCTGCCGCCGCCGGCGCTGGTGGGCCTGAAGGACCGCCTCTGGCATTGGGCGGCCTCGTGGATCTGA
- a CDS encoding DUF992 domain-containing protein: MSKLHKALLAAAVAVTATLPLASTAQAAVKTGVLTCRVAAGVGLIIGSRRSVSCEFHSNRGVEFYSGRIDRVGLDVGVTRNSVIVWNVFEPTRRHGDLSGRYTGATAQATIGVGLGANVLVGGGQNSVALQPLSVTAQTGLNLAAGVSSLHLTRTGSGR, from the coding sequence ATGTCGAAGCTGCACAAGGCCCTGCTGGCAGCTGCCGTTGCCGTCACCGCAACTCTCCCGCTGGCATCGACGGCGCAGGCCGCCGTCAAGACGGGCGTCCTGACCTGCCGCGTCGCCGCCGGTGTCGGCCTGATCATCGGCTCGCGCCGCAGCGTCTCCTGCGAATTCCATTCCAATCGCGGCGTAGAATTCTATAGCGGCCGCATCGACCGCGTCGGCCTCGACGTAGGCGTCACCCGCAACAGCGTGATCGTCTGGAACGTGTTCGAGCCGACCCGCCGCCATGGCGATCTTTCGGGCCGCTACACCGGCGCGACCGCGCAGGCGACGATCGGCGTCGGCCTCGGCGCCAACGTCCTCGTCGGCGGCGGCCAGAACAGCGTCGCGCTGCAGCCGCTTTCGGTGACGGCCCAGACCGGCCTTAACCTCGCGGCCGGCGTCAGCTCGCTGCACCTGACCCGCACGGGCAGCGGCCGCTAA
- the gph gene encoding phosphoglycolate phosphatase (PGP is an essential enzyme in the glycolate salvage pathway in higher organisms (photorespiration in plants). Phosphoglycolate results from the oxidase activity of RubisCO in the Calvin cycle when concentrations of carbon dioxide are low relative to oxygen. This enzyme is a member of the Haloacid Dehalogenase (HAD) superfamily of aspartate-nucleophile hydrolase enzymes (PF00702).) — MRPILVFDLDGTLVDTATDLVATLNVVLEQEGLVAVPYEDARSMVGHGARVLIERGLAANGVTRDAATIDRLFDTYIAYYAAHIADTSRPFDGVVAALDRFAAEGYLLAVCTNKLEGLSMLLLDALGLSERFAAICGADTFAARKPDPLALNETIRKAGGDPRQAVMIGDSKTDIDTAKAAGIPVVAVDFGYTPVPVSELGPDVVISHFDQLDNAVAAVLVRA; from the coding sequence ATGCGCCCCATTCTCGTCTTCGACCTCGACGGCACGCTCGTCGACACCGCCACCGATCTCGTCGCGACGCTCAACGTCGTGCTGGAACAGGAAGGCCTCGTCGCCGTCCCCTACGAGGACGCCCGCTCGATGGTTGGGCACGGCGCCCGCGTGCTGATCGAGCGCGGTCTCGCCGCCAACGGCGTCACCCGCGACGCCGCCACCATCGACCGGCTGTTCGACACCTACATCGCCTATTATGCGGCGCATATCGCCGACACCAGCCGTCCATTCGACGGCGTGGTGGCGGCGCTCGACCGTTTCGCCGCCGAGGGCTATCTGCTCGCCGTCTGCACCAACAAGCTGGAGGGCCTGTCGATGCTGCTGCTCGACGCGCTCGGGCTCTCGGAGCGCTTCGCGGCGATCTGCGGCGCCGATACCTTCGCGGCGCGCAAGCCCGATCCGCTGGCGCTCAACGAGACGATCCGCAAGGCCGGGGGCGATCCGCGCCAGGCCGTGATGATCGGCGATTCGAAGACGGACATCGACACCGCGAAGGCCGCCGGCATTCCCGTCGTCGCGGTCGATTTCGGTTATACGCCGGTGCCGGTCAGCGAGCTCGGGCCCGACGTCGTCATCAGCCATTTCGACCAATTGGACAACGCCGTGGCCGCGGTGCTCGTCCGCGCCTGA
- a CDS encoding DNA-3-methyladenine glycosylase, whose translation MRYEVEPGAGIRLAMPLEAGFRPEYALAYHGRDPLSVSERVEGQGIAKTILVDGRAHRLEIDLSEADRPTDPVARVRVDHDGIPPERVEAIAARMLGLASDPLGFEALIASRADRACILGSRSGLRIPLTADIWDAVCWAVIGQQINLTFAAALRRALIERAGPLHAESGMRAHPDPERVAALEVEDLTALRFSRSKASYLIGVARLVSEGALSLEDLAKGTATDAEAALVAVRGIGTWTARYIMLRGFGFPDMAPIGDSGLATALQRLLALPERPDTKLQEASMQAFAPHRSLATAHLWAGLADA comes from the coding sequence ATGAGATACGAGGTCGAGCCCGGCGCGGGCATCAGGCTGGCCATGCCACTGGAAGCGGGCTTCCGGCCGGAATATGCGCTCGCCTATCACGGCCGCGATCCGCTCAGCGTCAGCGAGCGGGTCGAAGGTCAGGGGATCGCCAAGACGATCCTCGTCGACGGCCGCGCCCATCGGCTCGAAATCGACCTTTCGGAGGCCGATCGGCCAACCGATCCCGTCGCTCGTGTGCGGGTCGACCATGACGGCATCCCGCCGGAGCGCGTCGAGGCGATCGCCGCCCGCATGCTCGGCCTCGCCAGTGATCCCCTGGGCTTTGAAGCCCTGATCGCGTCTCGCGCCGATCGCGCGTGTATTCTCGGGTCGCGCAGCGGGTTGCGCATTCCGTTGACCGCCGACATCTGGGACGCGGTCTGCTGGGCGGTGATCGGCCAGCAGATCAACCTGACCTTCGCCGCCGCCCTGCGCCGGGCCCTGATCGAACGCGCGGGTCCGCTGCACGCGGAAAGCGGCATGCGGGCCCATCCCGATCCGGAGCGCGTCGCGGCGCTGGAGGTCGAGGATCTGACGGCGCTGCGCTTCTCGCGCTCGAAGGCGAGCTATCTGATCGGCGTGGCGCGCCTCGTGAGCGAAGGGGCGCTGTCGCTGGAGGATCTGGCGAAGGGGACGGCGACCGACGCGGAGGCGGCGCTGGTCGCCGTGCGCGGCATCGGCACCTGGACGGCGCGCTACATCATGCTGCGCGGCTTCGGCTTTCCCGACATGGCGCCGATCGGCGATTCGGGGCTGGCGACGGCGCTGCAGCGCCTGCTGGCGCTTCCCGAGCGGCCGGACACCAAATTGCAGGAGGCTTCGATGCAGGCCTTCGCCCCGCATCGAAGCCTCGCAACGGCCCATCTATGGGCCGGTCTCGCGGACGCCTAG
- a CDS encoding DUF2059 domain-containing protein: protein MIFIRKTIGAAVLAAGLAMGSAGIAQAQEVTDAHVAAALDAVHAAKTSRGFDNLLPLLSQQTQNRLIRMRPDQHQAIAEVVDAQALELVARRKDLDNDVARIWAKHFTEDELKAIAEFYKSPAGAKLAEIGPKVVGETLQSVKGWSDRVGEELFEKSREGLKKKGIDF from the coding sequence ATGATCTTCATCCGTAAAACCATCGGCGCCGCCGTGCTGGCCGCCGGCCTTGCCATGGGCTCGGCCGGTATCGCCCAGGCGCAGGAAGTGACCGATGCGCATGTCGCGGCGGCGCTGGATGCCGTCCACGCCGCCAAGACCTCGCGCGGTTTCGACAATCTGCTGCCGCTCCTGTCGCAGCAGACGCAGAACCGGCTGATCCGCATGCGCCCCGACCAGCACCAGGCGATCGCCGAGGTCGTCGATGCGCAGGCACTCGAGCTCGTCGCCCGCCGCAAGGACCTCGACAACGACGTCGCCCGCATCTGGGCCAAGCACTTCACCGAAGACGAGCTGAAGGCGATCGCCGAGTTCTACAAGAGCCCGGCCGGCGCCAAGCTCGCCGAGATCGGCCCGAAGGTCGTCGGCGAGACGCTGCAGTCGGTGAAGGGCTGGTCGGACCGCGTCGGCGAGGAGCTGTTCGAGAAGTCCCGCGAAGGGCTGAAGAAGAAGGGCATCGACTTCTAA
- the gor gene encoding glutathione-disulfide reductase yields the protein MSQFDVDLFIIGAGSGGVRAGRIAAGYGARVLVAEEYRVGGTCVIRGCVPKKLFVYASRFAEEFEDSVGFGWAPGEATFDWSRLVAAKDKEIDRLNGIYIRNLERSGAQIVQSRAEIVDPHTVRLVAEDRLIRAKTILVATGGAPFITPDLPGRELAISSNEAFHLKRLPKKIVVVGGGYIAVEFAGIFNGLGVETTLIHRGDGLLRGFDADVRRTLREEIEKKGIRVLLNETLASIEKSDDGLIARTSGGEALDCGEVMIATGRRPNTSGLGLENAGVALDGAGAVVVDAYSQSNVPSIYAVGDVTNRINLTPVAIREGHAFADTVFGGKRISVDHLGVPKAVFSQPEIGTVGLTEEEALAEFAAVDVYQTNFRPMKHTLSGRDERTLMKLLVDADSDRVIGCHILGPDAGEMIQIVAIALKMRATKADFDATMALHPTAAEELVTMREPTTRHRRNA from the coding sequence ATGAGCCAGTTCGACGTCGATCTCTTCATCATCGGTGCGGGTTCCGGCGGCGTGCGCGCCGGCCGCATCGCGGCGGGCTATGGCGCCCGCGTGCTGGTCGCGGAGGAATACCGCGTCGGCGGTACCTGCGTGATCCGCGGCTGCGTGCCGAAAAAGCTGTTCGTCTACGCGTCCCGCTTCGCCGAGGAATTCGAGGATTCTGTCGGCTTTGGCTGGGCTCCGGGGGAGGCGACCTTCGATTGGTCGCGCCTCGTGGCGGCCAAGGACAAGGAGATCGATCGGCTCAACGGCATCTACATCCGCAATCTCGAGCGCTCCGGCGCCCAGATCGTGCAGAGCCGCGCCGAGATCGTCGATCCGCACACCGTGCGGCTCGTGGCCGAGGACCGGCTCATCCGGGCGAAGACCATCCTCGTCGCGACCGGCGGCGCGCCGTTCATCACGCCGGACCTGCCGGGCCGCGAGCTGGCGATCTCCTCCAACGAGGCCTTCCATCTGAAGCGCCTTCCGAAGAAGATCGTCGTTGTCGGCGGCGGTTATATCGCGGTCGAGTTCGCCGGCATCTTCAACGGGCTCGGCGTGGAGACGACGCTGATCCATCGCGGCGACGGGCTGTTGCGCGGCTTCGATGCCGATGTGCGGCGGACGCTCCGTGAGGAGATCGAGAAGAAGGGCATTCGTGTCCTGCTGAACGAGACGCTGGCTTCGATCGAGAAGAGCGACGACGGCCTGATCGCCCGGACGAGCGGTGGCGAAGCGCTCGACTGCGGAGAGGTGATGATCGCGACCGGCCGGCGGCCTAACACCAGCGGGCTCGGTCTCGAGAACGCCGGCGTGGCGCTCGATGGCGCCGGCGCCGTGGTGGTCGATGCCTATTCGCAGTCCAACGTCCCTTCGATCTATGCCGTCGGCGACGTCACCAACCGCATCAACCTGACGCCGGTTGCAATCCGCGAGGGCCATGCCTTCGCTGATACCGTCTTCGGCGGCAAGCGCATCTCGGTCGACCATCTCGGCGTGCCGAAGGCGGTGTTCTCGCAGCCGGAGATCGGCACGGTCGGTCTGACCGAGGAAGAGGCGCTGGCGGAGTTCGCTGCGGTTGACGTCTACCAGACCAACTTCCGCCCGATGAAGCACACGCTTTCCGGTCGCGACGAGCGCACGCTGATGAAGCTGCTCGTCGATGCGGACAGCGACCGCGTCATCGGCTGCCATATCCTCGGCCCCGACGCCGGCGAGATGATCCAGATCGTTGCGATCGCGTTGAAGATGCGGGCGACCAAGGCCGATTTCGACGCGACCATGGCGCTGCATCCGACCGCCGCCGAAGAACTCGTCACCATGCGCGAGCCCACCACGCGGCATCGTCGCAACGCCTGA
- a CDS encoding MFS transporter: MNIVRRRPFGQNYAFVVAGVIFVCLLAGAGLRAAPGVMILPIESAFGWSRDTISLAAAIGIFLYGLTGPFAAALMQSFGVRRVLVGALLLMAASTGASAFMTQPWQYIATWGVLSGVSSGAVAMVLGATIVNRWFVTNRGLMMGLLTASTATGTLIFLPGMAALAQWGGWQAVVITVAIVSAALVPVAWLFVPERPQDIGLRPYGAAEGDPLPSGPQGNVLANAFNALFEAARTKTFWYLFATFFICGFTTNGLVGTHMIAFCGDMGMPEIQAASLLAVMGLFDLVGTTASGWLTDRFDPRKLLFVYYGLRGISLMFLPFTDFNIYSLSIFAVFYGLDWIATVPPTVRLANEAFGDRKAPIVFGWIAAGHQLGAASAAYFAGYMRTAQGNYLDAFLIAGATGILAALLSLMIGRRKQQLELATA, translated from the coding sequence ATGAATATAGTCCGCCGCCGGCCCTTCGGCCAGAACTATGCCTTCGTCGTCGCAGGCGTGATTTTCGTCTGTCTGCTCGCCGGCGCCGGTCTGCGCGCCGCGCCCGGCGTGATGATCCTGCCGATAGAATCCGCCTTCGGCTGGAGCCGCGACACCATCTCGCTCGCGGCAGCGATCGGCATCTTCCTGTACGGCCTCACCGGCCCCTTCGCCGCGGCCCTGATGCAAAGCTTCGGCGTTCGTCGGGTCCTGGTCGGTGCGCTGCTGCTGATGGCGGCGTCCACCGGCGCCAGCGCCTTCATGACGCAACCCTGGCAGTACATTGCTACATGGGGCGTCCTTTCCGGCGTCTCCTCCGGTGCGGTCGCCATGGTGCTCGGCGCGACCATCGTGAACCGCTGGTTCGTCACCAATCGCGGCCTGATGATGGGCCTTTTGACGGCGAGCACAGCGACCGGAACGCTCATCTTCCTGCCCGGCATGGCGGCGCTGGCGCAATGGGGCGGCTGGCAGGCGGTCGTTATCACGGTGGCAATCGTGTCGGCAGCCCTGGTGCCGGTCGCCTGGCTCTTCGTGCCGGAGCGGCCCCAGGATATCGGCCTTCGTCCCTATGGGGCGGCCGAGGGCGATCCGCTGCCGAGCGGCCCGCAGGGCAATGTACTCGCCAACGCCTTCAACGCGCTCTTCGAGGCGGCCCGCACCAAGACCTTCTGGTATCTCTTCGCCACCTTCTTCATCTGTGGCTTCACCACCAACGGCCTCGTCGGCACCCACATGATCGCCTTCTGCGGCGACATGGGCATGCCCGAGATCCAGGCGGCCAGCCTGCTCGCCGTGATGGGGCTGTTCGACCTCGTCGGCACCACCGCTTCCGGCTGGCTCACCGATCGCTTCGATCCGCGCAAGCTTCTGTTCGTCTATTATGGGCTGCGCGGCATCTCGCTGATGTTCCTGCCCTTCACGGACTTCAACATCTACAGCCTGTCGATCTTCGCCGTGTTCTACGGCCTCGACTGGATCGCCACCGTGCCGCCAACGGTGCGCCTCGCCAATGAGGCGTTCGGCGATCGCAAGGCGCCGATCGTGTTCGGCTGGATCGCCGCCGGCCACCAGCTCGGCGCCGCCTCGGCCGCCTATTTCGCCGGATACATGCGGACGGCGCAGGGCAACTATCTCGACGCCTTCCTGATCGCCGGCGCGACCGGCATCCTTGCGGCTTTGCTGTCGCTGATGATCGGCCGCCGCAAGCAGCAGCTGGAGCTGGCGACGGCATGA
- a CDS encoding class II 3-deoxy-7-phosphoheptulonate synthase — translation MKTSWKPDSWRSKPIQQVPDYVDAAGLAAVEGRLSNYPPLVFAGEARKLKKSLAAVSRGESFLLQGGDCAESFMEHHPDNIRDFFRVFLQMAVVLTFAGSMPVVKVGRIAGQFAKPRSAPTETIDGVELPSYRGDNINGIEFTPEARIPDPRRIEDSYRQSAATLNLLRAFAQGGYANLEHVHQWMLGFVKDSPQGHHYQEIADRISESMAFMRACGVDPDSTPSLRSTDFFTSHEALLLGYEQAMTRVDSTTGDWYATSGHMLWIGDRTRQPDHAHVEYMRGVKNPIGLKCGPSLSGDGLLQLIDLLNPENEPGRLTLICRFGANKVFDHLPQLIRAVEREGRSVVWSCDPMHGNTIKASSGYKTRPFDLILKEVKSFFEVHQGEGTFPGGVHIEMTGKNVTECTGGARAITDEDLSDRYHTHCDPRLNADQALELAFLVAELLKASRQGDVRHRLVAGL, via the coding sequence ATGAAGACGAGTTGGAAGCCGGATAGCTGGCGGTCGAAGCCGATCCAGCAGGTGCCGGATTATGTCGATGCGGCGGGGCTCGCGGCGGTCGAGGGACGGCTCTCGAACTATCCCCCGCTCGTTTTCGCCGGCGAGGCGCGCAAGCTCAAGAAGAGCCTTGCGGCCGTGTCACGCGGCGAGAGCTTCCTGCTCCAGGGCGGTGATTGCGCCGAGAGCTTCATGGAGCATCACCCGGACAACATCCGCGACTTCTTCCGCGTCTTCCTGCAGATGGCCGTCGTGCTGACCTTCGCCGGCTCGATGCCGGTGGTGAAGGTCGGCCGCATCGCGGGCCAGTTCGCCAAGCCGCGCTCGGCCCCGACCGAGACGATCGACGGCGTCGAGCTGCCGAGCTATCGCGGCGACAACATCAATGGCATCGAGTTCACGCCCGAGGCCCGCATTCCCGATCCGCGCCGGATCGAGGATTCCTATCGCCAGTCGGCCGCGACGCTGAACCTGCTGCGCGCCTTCGCGCAGGGCGGCTACGCCAATCTCGAGCACGTGCATCAGTGGATGCTCGGCTTCGTCAAGGATAGCCCGCAGGGCCATCACTACCAGGAGATCGCCGATCGCATCTCCGAGTCGATGGCGTTCATGCGCGCCTGCGGCGTCGATCCGGATTCGACGCCGTCGCTGCGCTCGACCGATTTCTTCACCTCGCATGAGGCGCTGCTGCTCGGCTACGAGCAGGCGATGACGCGGGTCGATTCCACCACCGGCGACTGGTACGCGACCTCCGGCCACATGCTCTGGATCGGCGACCGCACCCGCCAGCCCGATCATGCCCATGTCGAATACATGCGCGGTGTGAAGAACCCGATTGGCCTGAAGTGCGGCCCGTCACTGAGCGGCGACGGTCTGCTGCAGCTGATCGACCTCCTCAACCCGGAGAACGAGCCCGGCCGGTTGACGCTGATCTGCCGCTTCGGCGCCAACAAGGTGTTCGACCACCTGCCGCAGCTGATCCGCGCCGTCGAGCGGGAAGGGCGCTCCGTCGTCTGGTCGTGCGATCCGATGCACGGCAACACGATCAAGGCGTCGAGCGGCTACAAGACGCGGCCGTTCGACCTCATCCTCAAGGAAGTGAAGAGCTTCTTCGAGGTGCATCAGGGCGAGGGCACCTTCCCGGGCGGCGTCCACATCGAGATGACCGGCAAGAACGTCACCGAATGCACCGGCGGCGCCCGCGCGATCACCGACGAGGACCTTTCGGACCGCTACCACACCCATTGCGATCCGCGCCTCAACGCCGATCAGGCGCTGGAGCTGGCCTTCCTGGTGGCGGAACTGCTCAAGGCGAGCCGCCAGGGCGACGTCCGGCACCGCCTCGTCGCCGGGCTCTGA
- a CDS encoding helix-turn-helix domain-containing protein, whose translation METNSRPIGEQIRDWRQRRRMSQMDLAGDAEMSTRHLSFIETGRSRPSRDMVLKLAAELDVPLRERNLMLVAAGFAPVYRERRMDDAAMAAARRAVARILDGHEPYPALAIDRHWNLVAANAAVLRLVAGVSPALLEPPVNVLRLALHPDGLAPRTVNLAEWRRHLLARLAHEIDLTGDTVLADLLDELRAYPSRSDARPAAKEDLGGIAVPFRVRSGDETLSFISATTLFGTPVDVTLAELAIESFFPADDETAEALRRAAAQP comes from the coding sequence ATGGAAACCAATTCGCGCCCGATCGGCGAGCAGATCCGCGACTGGCGGCAGCGCCGCCGCATGAGCCAGATGGACCTCGCGGGCGACGCCGAGATGTCGACGCGGCATCTGAGCTTCATCGAGACGGGCCGCTCCCGCCCGAGCCGCGACATGGTGCTGAAGCTGGCGGCCGAACTGGACGTGCCGCTGCGCGAGCGGAACCTGATGCTGGTCGCGGCCGGTTTTGCTCCGGTCTATCGCGAGCGCCGGATGGACGATGCGGCGATGGCGGCGGCGCGCCGTGCGGTCGCGCGCATCCTCGACGGCCACGAGCCCTATCCGGCGCTCGCGATCGACCGGCACTGGAATCTGGTCGCGGCCAACGCGGCCGTCCTGCGCCTCGTCGCGGGCGTGTCGCCTGCGCTGCTGGAGCCGCCCGTGAACGTGCTGCGCCTGGCGCTGCATCCGGACGGACTGGCGCCGCGCACGGTGAATCTCGCAGAATGGCGGCGGCACTTGCTGGCGCGGCTCGCGCATGAGATTGACCTGACCGGCGACACCGTGCTGGCCGACTTGCTCGACGAGCTCCGCGCCTATCCCTCCCGGAGCGACGCGCGCCCGGCCGCGAAGGAGGATCTCGGCGGTATCGCGGTTCCGTTTCGCGTCCGCTCCGGCGACGAAACGCTCTCCTTTATCTCGGCGACGACGCTGTTCGGTACGCCCGTTGACGTCACGCTGGCGGAACTCGCGATCGAATCCTTCTTTCCGGCCGACGACGAGACGGCGGAAGCCTTGCGCCGCGCCGCCGCTCAGCCATGA
- the rpiA gene encoding ribose-5-phosphate isomerase RpiA — protein MITSDELKKQAALAALEKVEPGMKLGLGSGSTANHFIRGLGALVRDGLSVVGVPSSERTAALAREVGVPLTTLEETPRLDLTIDGADELDSRLRLIKGGGGALLREKIVAAASGQMIVIADGTKLVETLGAFPLPIEVNHFGIGATIAAIAVAAVRLDQPVTLTRRLTAEGTPFVTDGGHAIIDASFGRIRDPEALSLALVAIPGVVEHGLFIGLASAAVIARPEGISWLVA, from the coding sequence ATGATCACCAGCGATGAACTGAAGAAGCAGGCGGCGCTCGCCGCGCTCGAGAAGGTCGAACCCGGCATGAAGCTCGGTCTCGGCTCCGGGTCTACCGCCAATCACTTCATTCGTGGCCTTGGCGCGCTTGTGCGCGACGGGCTTTCGGTCGTCGGCGTTCCCTCGTCCGAGCGTACCGCCGCGCTGGCGCGGGAAGTTGGTGTGCCGCTGACGACGCTGGAGGAGACGCCGCGCCTCGATTTGACCATCGACGGCGCCGATGAACTCGACAGCCGCCTGCGCCTGATCAAGGGCGGCGGCGGCGCTTTGCTGAGGGAAAAGATCGTCGCGGCGGCGTCCGGCCAGATGATCGTCATCGCCGACGGCACCAAGCTCGTCGAGACGCTCGGCGCCTTTCCGCTGCCGATCGAAGTCAACCATTTCGGTATCGGCGCCACGATCGCCGCGATCGCCGTTGCGGCCGTCCGGCTCGATCAGCCGGTCACGCTCACGCGGCGGCTGACGGCGGAGGGAACCCCCTTCGTAACCGATGGCGGGCACGCTATCATCGATGCATCTTTTGGCCGTATTCGCGATCCAGAAGCCTTGAGTCTTGCCCTTGTGGCGATTCCGGGGGTCGTGGAGCACGGGCTCTTCATCGGACTTGCATCCGCCGCCGTCATCGCTCGCCCGGAAGGCATCAGCTGGTTGGTGGCTTAA
- a CDS encoding nuclear transport factor 2 family protein yields MTNALVERYIASWNETDAEKRRALIAATFTQSASYVDPLMKSEGRGGIDQMLAAVQDRFAGLRFKQVGKVDAYEDRIRFSWELGPDGGPSIAGGTDFATIEAGQLADIVGFLDFAPSA; encoded by the coding sequence ATGACCAACGCCCTCGTCGAACGCTACATCGCCAGCTGGAACGAGACCGACGCCGAGAAGCGCCGCGCCCTCATCGCCGCGACCTTCACGCAATCCGCTTCCTATGTGGATCCCCTGATGAAGAGCGAGGGGCGCGGCGGCATCGACCAGATGCTGGCCGCCGTGCAGGACCGCTTCGCCGGGCTCCGCTTCAAGCAAGTCGGCAAGGTCGACGCCTATGAAGACCGGATCCGCTTCTCCTGGGAGCTGGGGCCGGATGGAGGCCCCTCGATCGCCGGCGGCACCGACTTCGCCACCATCGAAGCCGGCCAGCTCGCGGATATCGTCGGCTTCCTCGACTTCGCCCCGTCCGCCTAG
- a CDS encoding GFA family protein, whose translation MTAGGEIHSGACLCGAVTYRVAGPLAPVVGCHCTMCRRQTGHFLASTTVAASDVTISGGDSLRWYPSSETVRRGFCGACGSVLFWERIGRPEIAIAMGGFDKPTGVRWEKHIFVADKGDYYAIEDGAPAYDRRQTSTHQD comes from the coding sequence ATGACGGCAGGCGGGGAAATCCATTCCGGCGCCTGTCTCTGCGGGGCGGTGACCTACCGGGTCGCCGGCCCGCTGGCGCCGGTCGTCGGCTGTCACTGCACGATGTGCCGCCGGCAGACCGGGCATTTCCTCGCCTCGACCACGGTCGCGGCGAGTGACGTGACGATTTCCGGGGGCGACAGCCTGCGCTGGTACCCGTCGTCGGAGACGGTTCGGCGCGGCTTCTGTGGCGCGTGTGGTTCAGTGCTGTTCTGGGAGCGGATCGGGCGACCCGAGATCGCCATCGCCATGGGCGGCTTCGACAAGCCGACGGGCGTCCGCTGGGAAAAGCACATCTTCGTCGCCGACAAGGGCGACTACTACGCGATCGAGGACGGCGCGCCGGCCTATGATCGACGGCAGACTTCAACCCATCAGGATTGA